GCCCAGGAGCGAGGCTCGCCTGAAAGCCGAGCATCAGCGATCGTGGGAACGGCCACGGCTGCGACGCGACGTAACGCACCTCAGCTACCCGAACGCCTGCCTCTTCGAACACCTCCCGCGCGACAGCGTTCTCGAGTGTTTCGCCAGCTTCGACGAACCCGGCGAGCAGCGAGAAGCGACCAGTCTCCCAGAGCACGTTCGAGCCGAGCAGTACACGATCCTCGTGCGTGATCAACACAATCACTGCCGGGTCTGTGCGCGGAAACAGCTCGCCGCCACTCTGGGTGCGCCTTGACCAGCCGCCGTCAGCGACCGTCGATGGTTCTCCGTCGCGCGGAGAGTACCCTGCCGCTTCGTGCCAGCGGATCACGGCGAGCGCCATCGTGACAAGCTCCCGCTCAGCATGGTCGAGCTTCATCACCGCCTGGAACGGATGCCTCCAAGTGATCCCAGGCTCACCGTCCGACTCCTCGGTAGCGATCGCAAACATCGGCGCACCGTCACGACGGCCCAGGTAGACACGCTCATCCGCTGGCGCAGTAACCCTCGCCGTTGGCACGAGAGCGAGACTCAAGTCAGTCTCGCGGACAGGCACCTTCGGCCCGGCAATGCGAAGCACGCGGGCGTCAGGCGCAGCCCACGCGGCCTCGAGTGCCTCGAGCGATCCGCGCGTCGGCGCGTCTCGGTCGATGATTCCTCCGGCAAGCGGCACTCGTTCCACACTCATATAACGATCTTCTCAGACTTCGCACCCGCCATTGCGCGCCGAAACCTTAGAGACTGCAGCACAGTGCGCGTGGCGCACCACCCGAGACCCGGCTGATGCATACCCTAAATGACATGGCGACACTCCCTCTCACCCTCGCAGCGCTCGCGACCTCAGCGGTGCCCGGTCTGGTCGCGGTAGCTGTGCGACCCCACCACGGAGCCGGTGAAGAATACGCAGCGGCTGTGCTCACCACCCCAGACGATGAGGTCATCGTCAGTGTCCCTCGCACACAACAGGCAGAAACTACGCAATCCGCGTCGTTGCTTGGTCTCGCAGCGCTGACTGAGGGGGCGCGCGCTGAACTCCCATTCGACGCCCCACGCCCACTCGGAATGACCCGCGCGGGCGACACTCGCGCGGTCGCAACCACGTACCTCCCCGGCTCACGATTCGATGTACAAGATCTCAGCTCGGACGCGATCCTGATCGGCTCAATCGCAGAGACGCTTGCCGCGATCCACGCGCTCCCCCGAAGCGTCGCCCAGCAGGGCGGTCTCGTCGAACGAACCACGCGCGATCAGCGACTGCTCGTGACTCGCGTCGTCGACCGTGCGCACGCGACCCGTTACCTGCCGCAGACTGTGCATGCCAGGTGGAACGAGGTGCTTGAGGCTGCTGAACTCTGGGACTTCGAACCACGAATGGTGCACGGCACGTTCACCGCCGACGCGCTCCTCGTCGATAACGATCGAGTTGTCGGCGTACTCGATTGGTCTGGGCTCTCGATTGGTGACCCGGCAAGCGACGTCGCGTGGCTCTACGGGGCTGGCGACGGTGTCTTCGACGCGGTGCTCTCGCGCTACGCGAAGCTGTCGGGTGTGAGTGATTCTGCAGCACTCCGCAGCCGGGCGACGCTTTACCACGAGCTCGAAATTGCGAAGTGGCTGCTGCACGGCATTGACGTTCACGATTCTGAGATCATCGATGACGCAGTCGGGATGCTCGACAGGCTCGTCGATAGGCTCAGCATTCTGACCGCTGCTGTGCCTGGCCGCGATCCCCTGGACGAGGCCGCCGCGCTCGAGCTCCTCGAGCAGACCCCCGTCGTCTCTGACCGCCTCTCGGAGACCGCGGCGTTCGAAGCGCTCGACGAAGACAGAATGTTTGGGTTTGACACCGACTTCATCGATCCACTTCCCGATGATGATTCCACAGGCGCGTCTGGCGCCACGGACGCCGCAGACGGGACCGTCGACGACCCGGACGTCCAGCTCACCGAGCCAGTCGACGACATGCTCACTGAGCCGATCAGCGACGATGACCTGCCCGGGGCGCGCCGCGACTGACTGCGGCTACTCGGCGAGCTTCGCCGCCGCTGCAAGCCACGCCGCCTCGAGTTCGGCAAGGCTACGGACTTCGACGCCGCGAATCTCGACGTTTTCTGCGACGTAGAAGAGCGAAACATCGATGCGCTCAGGGGCGATTCCTGCCCACTGCGCATATGCGTGCCTGTAGAGGTCGAGCTGAAAGAACCGGCTCTCGCGTTCGGCGTCCGTGGTTGGCGCACGCCCCGACTTCCAGTCGACGACTTCGAAACGCGGCTCTTGCGCGTCGGACCCGTCGGCCGCCGGTTCGAGCTCATACACAGCGTCGAGTTTGCAGACAAGCGTGCGGCCCGCGAATGGCAGCGCGACCTCGAGTTCGACAGCGATCGGCTGCCTTGACGCCCAGCGCGACTGCTGGTAGACGTCAATGAGCGGCTCGAGTTCGGCCTCCACGTCAAACTCGGTGCGCCCCGGATCCCATTCATCCGGGTCGAGTCCGAGGAGCGGCAGTGCGGTTCCGCCGGGGGTCGTTGCCCGCCGCTCGACCCACTCGTGAAATCGGTTGCCGACGCGGGTGCGCCGGTAGGGTCGCTGTGGTATGGGCCGCAGTCTGCGTCGCTCTGCGGCGACGGGATCTTCAACAAACTCGTGGAAAGTTGACGCGGTAATGCGCTCAGGCAGTGGTGCGTCGGCGGCGCTCGTCGAAGTGGCGAGCGCATCCGCCGCCGCGCGCTCGGCGAGCAGCAGTCTGACCGTCTCGTCGACTCCGGACTGCGCGAGCGTGTCGTCCGCAGGTGCCACGACAGCAGGCTCGAGAGCGGCGGCGGGCGCCCCTGCCTCGCTGAGCGATTCGAGAACGGCGTTCGCCGCCCGAAACACGTTCGGGGCGCGGTGTCCGAGCGGGTCGAGCGGCCAACTCGCGGTGAGTTCGGCGATCTCGCTCGGGTCTGACTCGTGCACGGACTCGGCAGGCAGCTCCGGGAAGAACTGCCCCTGCAGTTCCTGGAGGTAGACCGATGGCACCCGTGCCCGAGTCTGACCACCCCAGAACGAGCCCGACAGCAGCAGTCGACCGGCTGACCGGGTGATCGCGACGTAGGCGAGGCGCCGTTCTTCCTCGGCGTGGCGTTCCTTCAGCTCTGCTCGATAGTCGTCGAGCCGCTCACACAGCTCTTTCTGCGTCGTGGCGATCCGCCAGTTCAAGTGCGGCCGCGCCCCTCGATCGCCGCGGAGTTCGTCAGGGAGCTCGCCGGTTCGGAGCCAACCAGTGCCGCTTCTCGCGCTGCCAGGGAACTCGTCTGTCACGACGCGAGGCACCGCCACGATGTCCCACTGCAGCCCTTTCGAACCGTGCGCGGTAATGAGCTGGACGGTGCCAGGCAGCGGCGCGGCAACGTGTTCAGCGACGTCGTCGTCTTCAAGCGCTCGTTCCACCCACTCGAGCAGCGATGCAAGCGTGCCTCGTGTGTCGATTGCGAGGAAGCCTTCGGCGAGGTCAGTGAAGGCTTCGATGTTCGCGAGCGCTCCAGCTGCCGCTCCTCTTGCCTCGTTCGCTTCGAGTTCAATGTCGAGGCGAAGTGCGTGCATCACGGCGCCGATGAGGTCGGCGGTGTTCCCACCGACTCCGCGTCGCAAATCACGCAGCATCTGCCCGGCCTCGCGCAACCGTTCTCTCCCGCTCGTGGACACTCCTCGCAGTGCGCCATGGTCGAGGTTCTTCATCGTCGAGATGGCGTCGAGGGCATCGATGAGCGTGAACTCACGGTCGGGGTCTGGCAACACGCTGTCAGCCGCACGATCTTCGTCGGCGAGCGGTTGCAGACCGACGTCCCGCTGAGCAAACCACTTCGCTGCGTCGCGCAGGCCGGCGAGGTCTGCGACTCCGATTCGAAAGCGCGGGCCCGCCAACAGTCGAATAAGGTCTCCCCCGGCGTCTGCGTACCACAGGCATCGCAGGCAGCTCACGATGTCAGTGATTTCCGGGGTGCTGAGCAGCCCACCGAGACCAACGATGCGATTGGGAACGCCGGCCTCCGTGAGCGCTGCAGCAAATGACGGCATTGCGGCACGTTTCCTGAAGATGACCGCGGCCGTCGGGGGCTCCCCGTTTTTCCCTGGCGTCGTATCGCGGGCGCGCGCGATCCACGCTGCGAGCAGCTCGCGCTCCTCGTGCACTGTCTCTGGGTAGATGACCTCGACCTCGCCGTCGTCTGCCCCGGGCCTGGGCTGTAGTTCGGGCACGTCGACTGCTGCGTTCATGCGCAGTTCAGCTGCGACGGTGTTCGCCGCGGCGAGCACGAGCTTCGGGTTTCGCCAGCTCACCGAGAGCGTGAGGGTGGCTGCGGATTCCCCGCCGCGGAAATCACGGTGGAACGATTTCAGCCCCTCAGCGGACGCCCCTCGCCAGCCGTAGATCGACTGGTGCGGATCGCCGACGGCCATTACTGGCATGCCGCCGAACAGCTGCGCGAGGAGTCTCGTCTGCCCCACCGACGTGTCCTGCACTTCGTCGAGCAGCACCGCGCGATACCTGGATCGGAGCACCCCAAGAGCCTCGGGGGCTGCGTCCAGCGTCTGCGTCGCGAGCGCGAGCTGGTCTGAGAAATCGATGAGGCCGCGCCGCTGTTTCTCTTCTCGGTACGCGCGCGCGAGGCGAGTAATGAGCGGCGTTTCAGCGATCGCTTTCACAGCGTCGCGGACCTTCGCGTAGACCTTCCCGCTCGGCTTATCCGGGTCCTCTTTCTCGTTGTACGGCAGCCGAGTGACGCCGCTGAACTCGGCGACCATCTGGTCGACACTGTCAAAGCTCGTCAGGTTGTCGGCGACCGCCCTGTCCATCGCGATGACGTGCCGAATCAGCGTCGGCGTACGCAGCTCGCTCGTGACGAGGTCTGGGTCATCGCTCGCGAGCAGCGTCTCGCGAGCAACTCGCCATGCCGTCGCCTCGTCGATGACGACAGCGCCAGGTGCCAGCCCGGCTGACGCCCCGAACTCCTGCAGCACTCCGGCAGCAAACGAGTTGTAGGTGCTGACGTCGGGAAGGGCAAGGCCGTCTGCGAGCTGCTCGTTCAGCTCGCGGGAGCGTTCGAGTTCTTGCTCGTTCAACTCCCCGAGCTCGGCGAGATCGCTGAGGCGCGTGACAAACACCCCAAGGCTCCCAACGATGCGTTCGCGTAGCTCCCCCGCCGCCTTGCGCGTGAAGGTAAGCCCCAGCACCGAATCAGCCTCGGCAAGCCCGTTGGCGACGAGCCACACGACCCTGTTCGCCATGGTTTCGGTCTTACCGCTGCCTGCGCCGGCGATCACGAGCGTGCTCCCAGCGAGCGGGTGCTCGATCACCGCCCGTTGCTCGTCGGTTGGGAGCAACGGCTGCTCACCCGGGATCGCAAGGATCTCGGCCACTCTGGCCGCAGAGAAAACAGGAACGCTCACGCGTGGCTCACCGCCTGGATGATGTGCAGCCGGCAGTTGCCCGGCTTGTGCGGATCTGAACAGTGGTGCTCAACCCTGGCGGTGAACTCCCCCGCCGCCATGGTCTCGGCCACGCCTGCAACACGGGAAATGAGCTCCTCTCGGGCTTCATCGCTCAGGCCAGATTGCTCGCGCACCACGAATCCTTTCCCTCGAGCGGCATCCGGGTGCACATACAGCAGCTTGGCTGCGGTGCGCACGTCGCCTCCGACCTCAACGTCTCCGGTGTCGAACGCGCCAAGCATCACACCGAGCTGATATGCCTGCAGCTGCACATGCTCCTCAGCCTCGGGTTTCGTCGCGGGCGTGCGCCCAGTCTTCAGATCAACAACGGTAACCTCTGCGGCCCCGCCACCACGCTGCACTTCGAGTCTGTCGGCGATACCGCGGAGCTCTGCACGCCCGATCGCGAGGCTGAAGCCTGACTCCTGCCCGAGAAGCTCTTTCCCAGACGCTTCGAACTCTCGCAGGTAGTCGGAGAGGCCCTCGGCCATGTGAGCCGCCGTGCGCCGCGCGCGCTCAGATTCCCACTCAGCGTCAAACGGCAGCTTCTGCCACTCTGCGAGGATCACTTCGAGCATCTCTTGGGGGTCGTGACCGTCAACGGTTTCGAGGGCGTGGTGCACGAGCGTTCCGAGGCTTGCCTGGACGCTGCCGATGCCCCCGCCAAGCGCCCCGATTACCCAGTCGAGGGCGCACGTCTCAGCTTTCTCGAGCTGCGACGGGCTCACAGGCACGGGCCGCTCCTCTTCGCCTTCGGCAGGAGCGTACAGCGGAAGCGTGGTCGACGGTTCGAGTACACCATACCAATCGCGTGGGTGCGCCCCGCTGACGTCTGCACGCGCGAGTGCGCCAAGCGAGACCACCGCAGTCTCGTCAGTCACATCTTCGACGACGCGGCGGCGCATCGACGCGGTGATCCCGCGAAGCGTCAGCCTCGAGCTCGGCAGCCCTTCTACCCGGAAATCGCTCCCCAGGCCGAAGAACGGGCTTGGGTGACTGTTCTCGTCGGCGACCGCGACGACGAGCAGCTCCTCGCGTGCACGCGAACACGCCTGCAGGAAGAGTCGCAATTCGTCGTGCGTCGTGTCTCGACGTGACGGCATGAGCGCTTCGCCACCGCGCAGCCAGCGCTCCAGTGCCGAAGTGCCGAGGAGCGAGCCTCGAGCCCGGAGGTTTGGCCATGAGCCGTCTTGCACCCCGATGATGGCGACGAGAGCGAACTCGCGCCCAATCATTCCCTGCGGCGTCGTGACTGTCACCATTTGCCGTTCGCTCCGTTGCGCGAGCGAATCCTCGGGCACCGTGTTTCGCAGGATTTCGTCGAGAAGCTCGGCAATGGGCTGCTCGCTGTCTTGCTCCTCGTGGCGCTGCAGCGCGAAGAACAGGCCGACAACGGCGTCGAGTGACCTGTTCGCCTCGTCTGCACGCAGGCCTCGGCCCGCAATCGCTTCTTGCTGCCAGCGATCGGCGAGCTTCGCCCTGTCCCACAGCGCCCAGAGCACCTCTCGCGGGGTACCACCGCCCTCACGCACCTGCACTCCCGAGGCAGCCATGAGGCCGAGCTTGCGAATCGCTCGTCCACCGGCGCTGTCAATTGCCGGGCTCGGGCCCGGAAACTCGAACGCGTCGAACACCAGCTCGTCGACAGTGAGCGGGACGCGCTCCTCCTCGCGGGCGGCACGTCGCTCGTCTAGGAGCAGCCCGCCGCGGAGCCTGCGCACCGCGACAGCGTCAAGCCCTCCGATGACGCCGCCGGCGAGCCGCAGCACTCCTGCGGCGTCGAGCGAAGCAATTCCGAGCGCGTGCTGCAACAGCGTCACGAGCTCACGCACCACCTGATGCTCCCGCAGCACAATGCCGCCGGCGGCGACGCCCGTTGGCACCTGATGGCCGGCGAGTAGCCTGGCCACCCGGGTGACTTCGGCGCGAGTACGACAGACGACAGCCATCTCACCCCAGTCGAGGGCGCGATCACTGTCGAGGCCGAGCTTCCTCGCGCGCATGCGGTGCGCGATCGCGCCGAGCTGTTCAGCAGGAGTCGCCACGCGCGCGAACTCGACGCTGTCACGGACGGCGGCCGCTCTCTCGGAGGCAGGCTTCGAAGGGCCCTCGGGATCCTGATGGGGGCCCGTCTCCGTCACCGGCGCACCCGAGGCATGACTCTCCGCGGCCCGCTGCGGCGCGGCACTCTGCGCACCGATGCGCGCGCTCATCCCGCGCACGAACCCCCGAATCGTGGCGCCGTGCCTGTACACGGTGTCAAGCACCACGAGCTGCTCGGCGGCTCCGGGAGGCGGTGTCCAACCGCGGCGGACGAGCTCCGCCGTGAGCCCGGCGAGCACCCGCGTGTGCTCGCCTTGGAACGCGCTCGTCGCAAGATCAGGATCGCCGAACACCCACACAGCGCTCCCTACCGCAGCGCATGCGGCGACAAGCGCGAGTTGGCCCTCGCCGAGCTCCTGCGCGTCGTCAATGAGGAGCAATTTCGGAGCTTGCACCTGCCCGTCTCGAATCGCCTGCGCGGCGAGCCGCAGCACTCCGCTTGAGCTCACCTCCTGCGCACGCGCAGCTTCCATGCGCTGCTTGACCTCCTGCAGCAGGTCGAGCGCCTCGCCCCAGCGGGCTGCAAGTGCCGGTTCTGGGCCAGCAGAGTACGGAACGCTTCGCGCGTGTTCGAGGGCCCCCGACAGCGCACCCGCGAGCTCGGCAGGCTCGTAGCCGAAGTCGTCAAGCACACGCCAGAGCTCGCGCAGCTCGGCGCGAAACGGCGCCGATAACACCACCTCGGTAGCGAGACCGGCCTCCCCACGCGCC
Above is a window of Leucobacter aridicollis DNA encoding:
- a CDS encoding ATP-dependent DNA helicase, which codes for MSVPVFSAARVAEILAIPGEQPLLPTDEQRAVIEHPLAGSTLVIAGAGSGKTETMANRVVWLVANGLAEADSVLGLTFTRKAAGELRERIVGSLGVFVTRLSDLAELGELNEQELERSRELNEQLADGLALPDVSTYNSFAAGVLQEFGASAGLAPGAVVIDEATAWRVARETLLASDDPDLVTSELRTPTLIRHVIAMDRAVADNLTSFDSVDQMVAEFSGVTRLPYNEKEDPDKPSGKVYAKVRDAVKAIAETPLITRLARAYREEKQRRGLIDFSDQLALATQTLDAAPEALGVLRSRYRAVLLDEVQDTSVGQTRLLAQLFGGMPVMAVGDPHQSIYGWRGASAEGLKSFHRDFRGGESAATLTLSVSWRNPKLVLAAANTVAAELRMNAAVDVPELQPRPGADDGEVEVIYPETVHEERELLAAWIARARDTTPGKNGEPPTAAVIFRKRAAMPSFAAALTEAGVPNRIVGLGGLLSTPEITDIVSCLRCLWYADAGGDLIRLLAGPRFRIGVADLAGLRDAAKWFAQRDVGLQPLADEDRAADSVLPDPDREFTLIDALDAISTMKNLDHGALRGVSTSGRERLREAGQMLRDLRRGVGGNTADLIGAVMHALRLDIELEANEARGAAAGALANIEAFTDLAEGFLAIDTRGTLASLLEWVERALEDDDVAEHVAAPLPGTVQLITAHGSKGLQWDIVAVPRVVTDEFPGSARSGTGWLRTGELPDELRGDRGARPHLNWRIATTQKELCERLDDYRAELKERHAEEERRLAYVAITRSAGRLLLSGSFWGGQTRARVPSVYLQELQGQFFPELPAESVHESDPSEIAELTASWPLDPLGHRAPNVFRAANAVLESLSEAGAPAAALEPAVVAPADDTLAQSGVDETVRLLLAERAAADALATSTSAADAPLPERITASTFHEFVEDPVAAERRRLRPIPQRPYRRTRVGNRFHEWVERRATTPGGTALPLLGLDPDEWDPGRTEFDVEAELEPLIDVYQQSRWASRQPIAVELEVALPFAGRTLVCKLDAVYELEPAADGSDAQEPRFEVVDWKSGRAPTTDAERESRFFQLDLYRHAYAQWAGIAPERIDVSLFYVAENVEIRGVEVRSLAELEAAWLAAAAKLAE
- the nudC gene encoding NAD(+) diphosphatase codes for the protein MSVERVPLAGGIIDRDAPTRGSLEALEAAWAAPDARVLRIAGPKVPVRETDLSLALVPTARVTAPADERVYLGRRDGAPMFAIATEESDGEPGITWRHPFQAVMKLDHAERELVTMALAVIRWHEAAGYSPRDGEPSTVADGGWSRRTQSGGELFPRTDPAVIVLITHEDRVLLGSNVLWETGRFSLLAGFVEAGETLENAVAREVFEEAGVRVAEVRYVASQPWPFPRSLMLGFQASLAPGQDPAAFVADPTEISELRWFTREEIRSPGAGLLLPGALSIAGWMLDTWAQDGAL
- a CDS encoding phosphotransferase → MATLPLTLAALATSAVPGLVAVAVRPHHGAGEEYAAAVLTTPDDEVIVSVPRTQQAETTQSASLLGLAALTEGARAELPFDAPRPLGMTRAGDTRAVATTYLPGSRFDVQDLSSDAILIGSIAETLAAIHALPRSVAQQGGLVERTTRDQRLLVTRVVDRAHATRYLPQTVHARWNEVLEAAELWDFEPRMVHGTFTADALLVDNDRVVGVLDWSGLSIGDPASDVAWLYGAGDGVFDAVLSRYAKLSGVSDSAALRSRATLYHELEIAKWLLHGIDVHDSEIIDDAVGMLDRLVDRLSILTAAVPGRDPLDEAAALELLEQTPVVSDRLSETAAFEALDEDRMFGFDTDFIDPLPDDDSTGASGATDAADGTVDDPDVQLTEPVDDMLTEPISDDDLPGARRD
- a CDS encoding UrvD/REP family ATP-dependent DNA helicase codes for the protein MIAFDTSQERVLALDPRSHARVLGAPGTGKTELLIESYARAMAREGWEEGDVLVLAPGRLVATRLRERVHRRLDRAVGGAPVRTASSFAFSVLGRAAATAGEAAPRLLTGTVQDEAIAETVQARIDSGRARGEAGLATEVVLSAPFRAELRELWRVLDDFGYEPAELAGALSGALEHARSVPYSAGPEPALAARWGEALDLLQEVKQRMEAARAQEVSSSGVLRLAAQAIRDGQVQAPKLLLIDDAQELGEGQLALVAACAAVGSAVWVFGDPDLATSAFQGEHTRVLAGLTAELVRRGWTPPPGAAEQLVVLDTVYRHGATIRGFVRGMSARIGAQSAAPQRAAESHASGAPVTETGPHQDPEGPSKPASERAAAVRDSVEFARVATPAEQLGAIAHRMRARKLGLDSDRALDWGEMAVVCRTRAEVTRVARLLAGHQVPTGVAAGGIVLREHQVVRELVTLLQHALGIASLDAAGVLRLAGGVIGGLDAVAVRRLRGGLLLDERRAAREEERVPLTVDELVFDAFEFPGPSPAIDSAGGRAIRKLGLMAASGVQVREGGGTPREVLWALWDRAKLADRWQQEAIAGRGLRADEANRSLDAVVGLFFALQRHEEQDSEQPIAELLDEILRNTVPEDSLAQRSERQMVTVTTPQGMIGREFALVAIIGVQDGSWPNLRARGSLLGTSALERWLRGGEALMPSRRDTTHDELRLFLQACSRAREELLVVAVADENSHPSPFFGLGSDFRVEGLPSSRLTLRGITASMRRRVVEDVTDETAVVSLGALARADVSGAHPRDWYGVLEPSTTLPLYAPAEGEEERPVPVSPSQLEKAETCALDWVIGALGGGIGSVQASLGTLVHHALETVDGHDPQEMLEVILAEWQKLPFDAEWESERARRTAAHMAEGLSDYLREFEASGKELLGQESGFSLAIGRAELRGIADRLEVQRGGGAAEVTVVDLKTGRTPATKPEAEEHVQLQAYQLGVMLGAFDTGDVEVGGDVRTAAKLLYVHPDAARGKGFVVREQSGLSDEAREELISRVAGVAETMAAGEFTARVEHHCSDPHKPGNCRLHIIQAVSHA